In one window of Hevea brasiliensis isolate MT/VB/25A 57/8 chromosome 10, ASM3005281v1, whole genome shotgun sequence DNA:
- the LOC110636850 gene encoding 14-3-3-like protein GF14 kappa isoform X1, with product MAIGMPETLTREQCVYMAKLAEQAERYEEMVQFMEKLVTSSTPGSELTVEERNLLSVAYKNVIGSLRAAWRIVSSIEQKEESRKNEEHVALVEAYRSKVESELSAVCSGILRILESNLIPSAVAVESKVFYYKMKGDYHRYLAEFKAGDERKAAAEDTMLAYKAAQDIALTDLAPTHPIRLGLALNFSVFYYEILNSSEKACSLAKQAFEEAIAELDTLGEESYKDSTLIMQLLRDNLTLWTSDMQEQIDEA from the exons ATGGCGATTGGGATGCCGGAAACCCTGACCAGAGAGCAGTGCGTGTACATGGCGAAGCTCGCCGAGCAAGCCGAGCGCTACGAGGAGATGGTGCAGTTCATGGAGAAGCTCGTCACTTCTTCAACTCCTGGCTCCGAGCTTACCGTGGAAGAACGGAACCTGCTTTCCGTAGCCTACAAGAACGTCATCGGCTCCCTTCGTGCTGCTTGGAGGATCGTTTCATCGATCGAGCAGAAGGAGGAGAGCCGCAAGAACGAGGAGCACGTGGCGCTTGTGGAGGCGTACAGATCGAAGGTTGAGAGTGAGTTATCGGCTGTTTGCTCCGGGATTCTGAGGATTCTGGAATCCAATTTGATTCCGTCGGCGGTAGCGGTTGAGTCAAAGGTGTTTTACTATAAGATGAAAGGAGATTATCATAGGTACTTGGCGGAGTTTAAAGCTGGGGATGAAAGGAAAGCTGCTGCTGAGGATACTATGCTAGCTTACAAGGCTGCCCAG GATATTGCTCTTACTGATCTTGCACCAACGCACCCTATAAGGTTGGGGTTGGCACTCAACTTCTCAGTGTTTTACTATGAGATTCTCAATTCATCAGAAAAAGCTTGTAGCTTGGCAAAACAG GCATTTGAGGAAGCCATTGCTGAGCTGGACACATTGGGTGAGGAGTCCTACAAGGATAGTACTCTCATCATGCAACTGCTGAGGGATAATCTTACTCTCTGGACTTCAGATATGCAG GAGCAGATAGATGAGGCATAG
- the LOC110636850 gene encoding 14-3-3-like protein GF14 kappa isoform X3 — protein sequence MAIGMPETLTREQCVYMAKLAEQAERYEEMVQFMEKLVTSSTPGSELTVEERNLLSVAYKNVIGSLRAAWRIVSSIEQKEESRKNEEHVALVEAYRSKVESELSAVCSGILRILESNLIPSAVAVESKVFYYKMKGDYHRYLAEFKAGDERKAAAEDTMLAYKAAQDIALTDLAPTHPIRLGLALNFSVFYYEILNSSEKACSLAKQAFEEAIAELDTLGEESYKDSTLIMQLLRDNLTLWTSDMQIDEA from the exons ATGGCGATTGGGATGCCGGAAACCCTGACCAGAGAGCAGTGCGTGTACATGGCGAAGCTCGCCGAGCAAGCCGAGCGCTACGAGGAGATGGTGCAGTTCATGGAGAAGCTCGTCACTTCTTCAACTCCTGGCTCCGAGCTTACCGTGGAAGAACGGAACCTGCTTTCCGTAGCCTACAAGAACGTCATCGGCTCCCTTCGTGCTGCTTGGAGGATCGTTTCATCGATCGAGCAGAAGGAGGAGAGCCGCAAGAACGAGGAGCACGTGGCGCTTGTGGAGGCGTACAGATCGAAGGTTGAGAGTGAGTTATCGGCTGTTTGCTCCGGGATTCTGAGGATTCTGGAATCCAATTTGATTCCGTCGGCGGTAGCGGTTGAGTCAAAGGTGTTTTACTATAAGATGAAAGGAGATTATCATAGGTACTTGGCGGAGTTTAAAGCTGGGGATGAAAGGAAAGCTGCTGCTGAGGATACTATGCTAGCTTACAAGGCTGCCCAG GATATTGCTCTTACTGATCTTGCACCAACGCACCCTATAAGGTTGGGGTTGGCACTCAACTTCTCAGTGTTTTACTATGAGATTCTCAATTCATCAGAAAAAGCTTGTAGCTTGGCAAAACAG GCATTTGAGGAAGCCATTGCTGAGCTGGACACATTGGGTGAGGAGTCCTACAAGGATAGTACTCTCATCATGCAACTGCTGAGGGATAATCTTACTCTCTGGACTTCAGATATGCAG ATAGATGAGGCATAG